The following are from one region of the Mycolicibacterium diernhoferi genome:
- a CDS encoding NAD(P)H-dependent amine dehydrogenase family protein has product MRRVAVWGTGNMGAAAIRSAVAFPGLSLGGVITSSSEKAGRDAASFAGLDTETGVRAVTEPAEVDAVLSGSDAVAYMASGDIRPVEAIADIERALRAGAHVVTPSLYSLYDPRSAPPDWVEQLTAACVAGDAALLVSGVDPGWGNDALAVTAASLCTRINTITCQEIFDYSTYNQPHSVRVLCGFGASMDETPMMLLPTIPTMVWGGNVRLIGRGLGIEIDEITEEVERLALEETVDTVLGPFRKGTQGAFYLKVIGWSGGRQRIVIEHITRIHPSCAPDWPQPDQGVGDHRVIVDGDPQLTITTRADVPGGTRADGGNTTAANRLLGAVEWLATQPAGIYDGLDVPLRSTLPPEVQASRWA; this is encoded by the coding sequence ATGAGGCGCGTGGCGGTGTGGGGAACAGGCAACATGGGGGCTGCGGCGATCCGCTCCGCGGTCGCCTTCCCGGGCCTGAGCCTGGGCGGTGTGATCACCTCATCGTCCGAGAAGGCCGGCCGCGACGCCGCCTCCTTCGCCGGTCTGGACACCGAGACCGGGGTGCGGGCCGTCACCGAACCCGCCGAGGTGGACGCCGTCCTCTCCGGCAGCGATGCGGTGGCCTACATGGCCTCCGGCGACATCCGCCCCGTCGAGGCGATCGCCGACATCGAACGCGCCCTGCGCGCCGGCGCGCACGTGGTCACCCCATCGCTCTACTCCCTGTACGACCCGCGCTCGGCGCCGCCGGACTGGGTGGAGCAGCTCACCGCGGCATGCGTGGCCGGTGACGCCGCACTCCTGGTCAGCGGCGTCGACCCGGGCTGGGGCAACGATGCGCTGGCGGTCACCGCGGCCAGCCTGTGCACCCGCATCAACACCATCACCTGCCAGGAGATCTTCGACTACTCCACCTACAACCAGCCTCATTCGGTGCGGGTGCTGTGTGGTTTCGGGGCATCCATGGACGAAACCCCGATGATGCTGCTGCCGACGATCCCGACGATGGTGTGGGGCGGCAACGTCCGGCTGATCGGCCGCGGGCTGGGCATCGAGATCGACGAGATCACCGAAGAGGTCGAGCGACTCGCGCTCGAAGAGACCGTCGACACCGTGCTCGGGCCCTTCCGGAAGGGCACCCAGGGGGCGTTCTATCTGAAGGTCATCGGCTGGTCGGGCGGCCGGCAACGGATCGTCATCGAGCACATCACCCGCATCCACCCGAGCTGCGCGCCGGACTGGCCGCAACCCGACCAGGGCGTCGGCGATCACCGGGTGATCGTGGACGGCGACCCGCAACTGACCATCACCACCCGGGCCGACGTCCCCGGCGGTACCCGCGCCGACGGCGGCAACACCACCGCCGCCAACCGTCTGCTCGGCGCCGTCGAATGGCTGGCCACCCAGCCCGCCGGGATCTACGACGGGCTGGACGTGCCGCTGCGCTCGACACTGCCGCCCGAGGTGCAGGCATCACGCTGGGCCTGA
- a CDS encoding TDT family transporter — MTETGTRLGNFGPNWFSSVMGTGIIAVAGATLPLQPPGLRVFTEIVWVAAAALLVVLIVAVSAQWFRHPTVARGHARNPQMAHFYGAAPMALITVGSGTMLVGKDLIGQSLAVDINWVLWSAGTIGGLYTAVSIPYLMFTQLNVGPDAAFGGWLMPVVPPMVSAASGAMLIPHMAPGTGRTTMFYGCLAMFGLSLIAALIIITMIWSRLALYGTSGTARVPTLWIVLGPLGQSVTVAGLLATEAHLAVPADLAAGMGIFAVLFGVPVWGFSVLWIMLASALTIRTLRRGMPFALTWWSLTFPVGTFVTGTTQLALHTGLPAFEVAAIAAYCGLLCTWALVAVRTARGSVAGSLFAPPGSSPITASKDARTQPRK, encoded by the coding sequence ATGACCGAAACCGGAACACGACTGGGAAACTTCGGCCCGAACTGGTTTTCCTCGGTGATGGGCACCGGGATCATCGCGGTCGCCGGGGCCACCCTGCCGCTACAGCCGCCGGGCCTGCGGGTGTTCACCGAGATCGTCTGGGTGGCCGCCGCGGCGCTGTTGGTGGTGCTGATCGTCGCGGTCAGCGCGCAGTGGTTCCGGCACCCGACGGTGGCCCGCGGGCACGCCCGCAACCCGCAGATGGCGCACTTCTACGGGGCGGCGCCGATGGCGCTGATCACGGTCGGCTCGGGCACCATGCTCGTCGGCAAGGACCTGATCGGGCAGAGCCTGGCCGTCGACATCAACTGGGTGCTGTGGTCGGCGGGCACCATCGGCGGGCTCTACACCGCGGTGTCCATCCCGTACCTGATGTTCACCCAGCTCAACGTGGGACCGGACGCCGCGTTCGGTGGGTGGTTGATGCCGGTCGTACCGCCGATGGTGTCCGCCGCCTCGGGCGCGATGCTGATTCCACACATGGCGCCGGGCACCGGCCGGACCACGATGTTCTACGGCTGTCTGGCGATGTTCGGGCTGTCGCTGATCGCCGCCTTGATCATCATCACGATGATCTGGAGCCGGCTGGCGCTGTACGGCACCTCGGGGACCGCGCGCGTCCCCACGCTGTGGATCGTGCTCGGCCCGCTGGGCCAGTCGGTGACAGTCGCCGGGCTGCTGGCCACCGAGGCGCACCTGGCCGTCCCCGCGGACCTGGCCGCCGGGATGGGCATCTTCGCGGTGCTGTTCGGGGTGCCGGTCTGGGGTTTCAGCGTGCTGTGGATCATGCTGGCCTCGGCCCTGACCATCCGCACCCTGCGTCGCGGTATGCCGTTCGCGTTGACCTGGTGGAGCCTGACCTTCCCGGTCGGGACGTTCGTCACCGGCACCACCCAGCTGGCGCTGCACACCGGGCTGCCCGCCTTCGAGGTCGCCGCGATCGCCGCCTACTGCGGACTGCTGTGCACCTGGGCGCTGGTCGCGGTGCGTACCGCCCGCGGGAGTGTGGCGGGCAGTCTGTTCGCTCCGCCCGGCTCGTCGCCGATCACCGCGTCCAAGGACGCGAGAACCCAGCCGAGAAAGTAA
- a CDS encoding TIGR03564 family F420-dependent LLM class oxidoreductase, translating to MIGMQISILGSLAGSATDPLIDRVVSDFARYRDEGFRRIWMTQMPYEPDLLTVLAVAMREVDTIEVGTGVVPIQNQHPMQLAQRALTLNLVAGGRFTLGVGMTHAAVTEGMWGIPWDRPVRRLNEYLDGLLPLLAGQPADAPGEIYTTRGALQIPGAPQPDVYIAALGPQLLKIAGRRTAGTVTWMTGPKTLAEHVAPTLRAAAGGRSVRVVAALPVSVTDDVDGARAQAAEQFAMYGQLPSYRAMLDREGYAGPDEAALIGDEQTVTARLDELRAAGVHEYVGVVFDRSPEVRDRTRALLRDQDRDLESAEKPLV from the coding sequence ATGATTGGCATGCAGATCAGCATCCTGGGTTCCCTCGCCGGTTCGGCGACAGACCCCCTCATCGATCGTGTCGTGTCGGACTTCGCGCGCTACCGCGACGAGGGCTTCCGTCGGATCTGGATGACGCAGATGCCGTACGAGCCGGATCTGCTGACCGTGCTCGCGGTGGCGATGCGCGAGGTGGACACCATCGAGGTGGGCACCGGGGTGGTGCCGATCCAGAACCAGCATCCGATGCAGCTGGCGCAGCGTGCGCTGACGCTCAACCTCGTTGCCGGGGGCCGTTTCACGCTCGGGGTGGGGATGACGCATGCCGCGGTCACCGAGGGCATGTGGGGCATCCCGTGGGATCGACCGGTGCGGCGGCTCAACGAGTACCTGGACGGGCTGCTGCCGCTGCTGGCCGGCCAACCGGCGGACGCCCCCGGCGAGATCTACACGACGCGCGGCGCCCTGCAGATCCCGGGTGCGCCGCAGCCCGATGTCTACATCGCCGCGCTGGGCCCGCAGTTGCTCAAGATCGCCGGCCGGCGCACTGCGGGCACCGTCACCTGGATGACCGGGCCCAAGACGCTCGCCGAGCACGTCGCTCCCACGCTGCGGGCCGCGGCGGGCGGGCGGTCCGTGCGGGTGGTGGCGGCGCTGCCGGTCAGCGTCACCGACGACGTCGACGGGGCGCGGGCCCAGGCCGCCGAACAGTTCGCGATGTACGGGCAGCTGCCCTCGTATCGCGCCATGCTCGACCGGGAGGGCTACGCCGGGCCCGACGAGGCCGCCCTGATCGGGGACGAGCAGACCGTGACCGCCCGCCTCGATGAGCTGCGCGCCGCCGGAGTGCATGAGTACGTGGGCGTCGTTTTCGACCGATCGCCCGAGGTCAGAGACCGGACAAGGGCGTTGCTGCGCGATCAGGACCGGGACTTGGAAAGTGCGGAAAAACCTCTGGTGTGA
- a CDS encoding acetyl-CoA C-acetyltransferase has translation MANTNARVAVLGGNRIPFVRSDGAYANASNQDMFTAVLDGLADRFGLRGEKLDAVIGGAVLKHSRDFNLMRESVLGSSLSPYTPAFDLQQACGTGLQAAIAAADGIARGRYRVAAAGGVDTTSDAPIAFGDDLRGVLLSLRRSKSNLDRLKLVGKLPAALGVEIPTNGEPRTGLSMGEHAAITAKQMGIKRVDQDELAAASHRNMAAAYDRGFFDDLVTPFLGVYRDNNLRPDSSAEKLARLKPVFGVRNGDATMTAGNSTPLTDGASVALLASEEWAAEHDIPVLAYFVDGETAAVDYVNGPDGLLMAPTYAVPRLLARNGLTLQDFDFYEIHEAFASVVLATLAAWESEDYCKDRLGLDKPLGAIDRSKLNVNGSSLAAGHPFAATGGRIVAQLAKQLKQRREELGTGSGQPVRGLISICAAGGQGVTAILEA, from the coding sequence ATGGCCAATACGAATGCTCGCGTCGCCGTGCTCGGCGGAAACCGGATCCCGTTCGTTCGCTCCGACGGCGCCTACGCGAATGCCTCCAATCAAGACATGTTCACCGCGGTCCTCGACGGGCTCGCCGACCGCTTCGGGTTGCGCGGCGAGAAACTCGACGCGGTCATCGGCGGCGCGGTGCTCAAGCACAGCCGCGACTTCAACCTCATGCGCGAAAGCGTGCTGGGCAGCTCGCTGTCCCCCTACACCCCGGCCTTCGATCTGCAGCAGGCCTGCGGCACCGGGCTGCAGGCCGCCATCGCCGCCGCCGACGGCATCGCCCGCGGCCGGTACCGGGTGGCCGCCGCCGGTGGTGTGGACACCACCTCCGATGCGCCCATCGCCTTCGGCGACGACCTGCGCGGCGTGCTGCTGAGCCTGCGCCGCTCCAAGTCGAACCTCGACCGGCTCAAGCTGGTCGGCAAGCTGCCCGCCGCCCTCGGCGTCGAGATCCCGACCAACGGTGAGCCCCGCACCGGGCTGTCGATGGGCGAGCACGCCGCCATCACCGCCAAGCAGATGGGCATCAAGCGCGTCGACCAGGACGAGCTGGCCGCCGCCAGTCACCGCAACATGGCCGCCGCCTACGACCGCGGCTTCTTCGACGACCTGGTCACCCCGTTCCTGGGCGTCTACCGGGACAACAACCTGCGACCCGACTCGTCGGCCGAGAAGCTCGCCAGGCTCAAGCCGGTCTTCGGGGTCCGCAACGGCGACGCGACGATGACCGCGGGCAACTCCACGCCGCTGACCGACGGCGCGTCGGTGGCCCTGCTGGCGAGCGAGGAGTGGGCCGCCGAGCACGACATCCCGGTGTTGGCCTACTTCGTCGACGGGGAGACCGCCGCGGTGGATTACGTCAACGGCCCCGACGGGCTGTTGATGGCGCCGACCTATGCGGTGCCCCGGCTGCTCGCCCGCAACGGCCTGACCCTGCAGGACTTCGACTTCTACGAGATCCACGAGGCGTTCGCCTCGGTGGTGCTGGCGACGCTCGCGGCCTGGGAGTCCGAGGACTACTGCAAGGACCGGCTCGGGCTGGACAAGCCGCTGGGGGCCATCGACCGCAGCAAGCTCAACGTCAACGGTTCCTCGCTGGCCGCCGGGCACCCGTTCGCCGCGACCGGTGGGCGCATCGTGGCCCAGCTGGCCAAGCAGCTCAAGCAGCGGAGGGAAGAACTGGGAACGGGGTCCGGTCAGCCGGTGCGCGGCCTGATCTCCATCTGCGCCGCAGGTGGGCAGGGCGTGACGGCCATCCTCGAAGCCTGA
- a CDS encoding acyl-CoA dehydrogenase, with amino-acid sequence MSHYKSNVRDQVFALFDVLGLDKALGAGEFADLDADTAREMINEMARLAEGPLAESFADGDRNPPVFDPATHTIKLPESFKKSVRACIEGGWNKVTLDEDLGGMPAPKALLWALNEHILGANPAVWMYSGGAGFAQIFADNGTEEQRKWAAIASENNWGATMVLTEPDAGSDVGAGRTKAVKQEDGSWHIDGVKRFITSAEADDLFPNIAHLVLARPEGAGPGTKGLSLFFVPKFLFDFETGELGERNGVFVTNVEHKMGLKVSATCELSFGQHGVPAKGWLVGEVHNGIAQMFDVIEQARMMVGTKAIATLSTGYLNALEYAKDRVQGADLTQMTDKTAPRVTITHHPDVRRSLMTQKAYAEGMRALYMYTATFQDAEVAKALHDVDAELAVRVNDLLLPVVKGFGSETAYAKLTESLQTFGGSGFLQDYPVEQYIRDAKIDSLYEGTTAIQAQDFFFRKIIRDKGQALAYVSGQIDSFVKNETGNGRLKAERALLATALEDVQAMAATLTGYLMSSQETPSDIYKVGLGSVRFLMSVGDLVIGWLLQQQAAVAIEKLDAGATGADKSFYEGKIGAASFFAKNFLPLLTSTRAVLDHIDNEVMELDEAAF; translated from the coding sequence GTGAGTCACTACAAGAGCAACGTCCGTGACCAGGTATTCGCCTTGTTCGATGTGCTCGGTCTCGACAAGGCGCTCGGCGCCGGGGAGTTCGCCGACCTGGATGCCGACACCGCCCGCGAGATGATCAACGAGATGGCGCGGCTGGCCGAGGGCCCGCTCGCCGAGTCCTTCGCAGACGGTGACCGCAACCCGCCGGTCTTCGATCCGGCCACGCACACCATCAAGCTGCCCGAGTCGTTCAAGAAGTCGGTGCGCGCCTGTATCGAGGGCGGCTGGAACAAGGTCACCCTGGACGAGGATCTCGGCGGCATGCCCGCCCCCAAGGCGCTGCTGTGGGCGCTCAACGAGCACATCCTCGGCGCCAACCCGGCGGTCTGGATGTACAGCGGCGGTGCCGGTTTCGCGCAGATCTTCGCCGACAACGGCACCGAGGAACAGCGCAAGTGGGCGGCCATCGCCTCGGAGAACAACTGGGGCGCCACCATGGTGCTCACCGAGCCCGACGCGGGTTCGGACGTGGGCGCCGGCCGTACCAAGGCCGTCAAGCAGGAGGACGGCTCCTGGCACATCGACGGTGTGAAGCGGTTCATCACCTCCGCCGAGGCCGACGACCTGTTCCCGAACATCGCGCACCTGGTGCTGGCCCGCCCCGAGGGCGCCGGCCCCGGCACCAAGGGTCTGTCGCTGTTCTTCGTGCCGAAGTTCCTGTTCGACTTCGAGACCGGTGAGCTCGGCGAGCGCAACGGTGTCTTCGTCACCAACGTCGAGCACAAGATGGGCCTCAAGGTCTCGGCCACCTGTGAGCTGTCCTTCGGCCAGCACGGCGTTCCGGCCAAGGGCTGGCTCGTCGGCGAGGTGCACAACGGCATCGCGCAGATGTTCGACGTCATCGAGCAGGCCCGAATGATGGTGGGCACCAAGGCCATCGCCACCCTGTCCACCGGCTACCTGAACGCTCTGGAGTACGCCAAGGACCGCGTGCAGGGTGCGGATCTGACCCAGATGACCGACAAGACCGCCCCGCGCGTGACCATCACCCATCACCCGGACGTGCGTCGTTCGCTGATGACCCAGAAGGCCTACGCCGAGGGCATGCGCGCGCTGTACATGTACACCGCCACCTTCCAGGACGCCGAGGTCGCCAAGGCGCTGCACGATGTGGACGCCGAACTGGCCGTGCGGGTCAACGATCTGCTGCTGCCGGTGGTCAAGGGCTTCGGCTCGGAGACCGCCTACGCCAAGCTGACCGAGAGCCTGCAGACCTTCGGTGGATCCGGCTTCCTGCAGGACTACCCGGTCGAGCAGTACATCCGCGACGCCAAGATCGATTCGCTGTACGAGGGCACCACCGCCATCCAGGCGCAGGACTTCTTCTTCCGCAAGATCATCCGCGACAAGGGCCAGGCGCTGGCCTACGTCTCCGGGCAGATCGACTCCTTCGTGAAGAACGAGACCGGCAACGGCCGCCTGAAGGCCGAGCGTGCACTGCTGGCGACCGCGCTGGAGGACGTCCAGGCCATGGCCGCCACCCTGACCGGCTACCTGATGTCCTCGCAGGAGACGCCGTCCGACATCTACAAGGTCGGCCTGGGCTCGGTGCGCTTCCTGATGAGCGTCGGCGATCTGGTCATCGGCTGGCTGCTGCAGCAGCAGGCCGCCGTGGCGATCGAGAAGCTCGACGCCGGCGCCACCGGTGCGGACAAGTCGTTCTACGAGGGCAAGATCGGCGCCGCGTCGTTCTTCGCCAAGAACTTCCTGCCGCTGCTGACCAGCACCCGCGCGGTGCTCGACCACATCGACAACGAAGTGATGGAGCTCGACGAAGCCGCCTTCTGA
- a CDS encoding TetR/AcrR family transcriptional regulator, whose translation MAGGTKRLPRAVREQQMLDAAVQMFSINGYHETSMDAIAAEAQISKPMLYLYYGSKEELFGACLDRELNRFVEEVRREIDFTLSPKEMLTNAVGAFLGYIDSHRASWIVLYSQATSSQAFAHTVREGRERIIDLVGGLLQSGTRHPEPDADFNMMAVALVGAGEAIADRVSTGDADVQDATDLMINLFWRGLKGKPSDKG comes from the coding sequence ATGGCCGGAGGAACGAAGCGTCTGCCGCGCGCGGTGCGCGAGCAGCAGATGCTCGACGCCGCCGTGCAGATGTTCTCCATCAACGGCTACCACGAGACGTCGATGGATGCGATCGCCGCGGAAGCGCAGATCTCCAAGCCGATGCTCTATCTGTACTACGGCTCCAAGGAGGAGCTGTTCGGAGCGTGCCTGGACCGAGAGCTGAACCGCTTCGTCGAAGAGGTACGCCGCGAGATCGACTTCACGCTGAGCCCGAAGGAGATGCTCACCAACGCCGTTGGCGCATTCCTGGGTTACATCGACAGCCACCGGGCATCCTGGATCGTGCTGTACAGCCAGGCCACCAGCTCGCAGGCATTCGCGCACACCGTGCGCGAGGGCCGGGAACGGATCATCGATCTGGTGGGCGGCCTGCTCCAGTCGGGAACGCGGCACCCGGAACCGGACGCCGATTTCAACATGATGGCGGTCGCCCTGGTGGGGGCCGGCGAGGCCATCGCGGACCGGGTGAGTACCGGGGACGCCGACGTGCAGGACGCCACCGACCTGATGATCAACCTGTTCTGGCGCGGTCTGAAGGGCAAACCCAGCGACAAGGGTTAG
- a CDS encoding DUF2613 domain-containing protein, producing MERFVVPAAASIVVGLLLGAAAIFGVTLMVQQDTKPPVQSGDPASSVLNRVEYGDRA from the coding sequence ATGGAACGGTTCGTCGTGCCCGCTGCGGCAAGCATCGTGGTCGGCCTGCTGTTGGGTGCGGCGGCGATCTTCGGCGTGACGCTGATGGTCCAGCAGGACACCAAGCCACCGGTGCAGTCGGGAGACCCCGCGTCCTCGGTGCTCAACCGCGTTGAATACGGCGACCGGGCCTGA
- a CDS encoding glycoside hydrolase family 3 N-terminal domain-containing protein, whose amino-acid sequence MSMSRALGALTALSGLLLACSPAQTDEATAPPAAVSSAAPVPTHASVDLPLPAAPAPGCDIASMSTRDKLAQLLMVGVTGAADARTAVTEYKVGGIMIGSWTDLSMLGAPLAGIAADAGPLSPAVSVDEEGGRVSRLAGVIGSQPSARQLAQTKTPDEVYQIALERGRAMRGLGITVDFAPVVDVTGNSSAIGDRSFGDDPATVTEYAGAYARGLRDAGVLPVLKHFPGHGRASGDSHTGAVSTPPLAELQNDDLLPYRTLTTQHPVAVMVGHMQVPGLTGGEQASLSPAAYNLLRGEFGFGGLVYTDDLSSMAAINQQYGVAAAVLKSLQAGADVALWITTAEVPAVLDRLEQAVDAGELPLSRVDDSVRRVAASKGTNPNCGG is encoded by the coding sequence ATGTCGATGTCACGCGCACTCGGTGCCCTGACCGCGCTGTCCGGTCTGCTGCTGGCCTGTTCGCCGGCCCAGACCGATGAGGCGACCGCCCCACCGGCAGCGGTGAGCAGTGCCGCACCGGTCCCGACCCACGCATCGGTGGACCTGCCGCTGCCCGCTGCCCCGGCGCCCGGCTGCGACATCGCCTCGATGTCGACCCGGGACAAGCTGGCCCAGCTGCTGATGGTCGGGGTGACCGGCGCGGCCGACGCCCGCACGGCGGTGACCGAGTACAAGGTCGGCGGCATCATGATCGGCAGCTGGACCGATCTGTCGATGCTCGGCGCTCCGCTGGCCGGTATCGCCGCGGACGCGGGCCCGCTGTCGCCGGCGGTCAGCGTCGACGAGGAGGGCGGCCGGGTGTCCCGGCTGGCCGGTGTGATCGGCAGCCAGCCCTCGGCGCGCCAGCTCGCCCAGACCAAGACCCCTGACGAGGTCTACCAGATCGCCCTGGAGCGCGGCCGTGCCATGCGTGGCCTCGGCATCACCGTGGACTTCGCGCCGGTGGTCGACGTGACCGGCAACAGTTCCGCGATCGGCGACCGGTCCTTCGGTGACGACCCGGCGACGGTGACCGAGTACGCCGGCGCCTACGCGCGCGGACTGCGCGACGCCGGGGTGCTGCCGGTGCTCAAGCACTTCCCCGGCCACGGACGCGCCTCGGGCGACTCGCACACCGGCGCGGTGTCCACGCCGCCGCTGGCCGAGCTGCAGAACGACGACCTGCTCCCGTACCGCACGTTGACCACCCAGCATCCGGTCGCGGTCATGGTCGGGCACATGCAGGTTCCCGGGCTGACCGGCGGTGAGCAGGCCAGCCTGAGCCCGGCCGCCTACAACCTGCTGCGCGGCGAGTTCGGCTTCGGCGGTCTGGTCTACACCGACGACCTGTCCAGCATGGCCGCGATCAACCAGCAGTACGGGGTCGCCGCGGCGGTGCTGAAGTCGCTGCAGGCCGGCGCCGACGTCGCGCTGTGGATCACCACCGCCGAGGTGCCCGCCGTGCTCGACCGCCTGGAGCAGGCCGTCGACGCCGGTGAGCTGCCGTTGTCCCGGGTGGACGACTCGGTGCGCCGGGTGGCCGCGTCCAAGGGCACTAATCCCAACTGCGGCGGCTGA
- a CDS encoding 3-oxoacyl-ACP reductase — translation MASDLFSQVVNSGPGSFLAKQLGIPQPEELRRYRPGQPALAGSLLIGGTGRVVEPLRAALADDYDVVSANIGGRWADSFGGLVFDATDITEPAGLKALYEFFTPVLRNLGPCGRVIVVGTTPSDTAAAHEHIVQRALEGFTRSLGKELRHGATVSLVYLSPDAAAGVSGLESTLRFILSGKSAFVDGQVFRVGAADAQAPADWDTPLAGKVAVVTGAARGIGATIAEVFARDGAAVVAVDVPAAEEALRETAEKVGGTALALDVTAADAVDQIVKHLAEHHTGKLDVLVNNAGITRDKLLANMDESRWDSVIAVNLVAPLTLTEGLVAAGALGEGGRVIGLSSMAGIAGNRGQTNYAATKAGMIGIVEALAPTLAEKNITINAVAPGFIETKMTEAIPLATREVGRRLNSLFQGGQPVDVAETIAYFASPASNAVTGNTIRVCGQALLGA, via the coding sequence ATGGCTTCCGACCTGTTCTCCCAAGTGGTCAATTCCGGGCCCGGATCGTTCCTGGCCAAACAACTCGGCATCCCGCAGCCCGAGGAACTCCGCCGCTACCGGCCCGGCCAACCGGCGCTGGCCGGATCGTTGCTGATCGGTGGCACCGGGCGGGTCGTCGAACCGCTGCGCGCCGCCCTGGCCGACGACTACGACGTCGTCTCGGCCAACATCGGCGGGCGGTGGGCCGACTCGTTCGGCGGTTTGGTGTTCGACGCCACCGACATCACCGAACCGGCCGGGCTCAAGGCGCTCTACGAGTTCTTCACCCCGGTGCTGCGCAACCTCGGGCCGTGCGGCCGGGTGATCGTCGTCGGCACCACCCCGTCGGATACCGCTGCCGCCCACGAGCACATCGTGCAGCGCGCGCTGGAGGGCTTCACCCGCTCGCTCGGCAAGGAACTGCGCCACGGCGCGACGGTGTCGCTGGTGTACCTGTCCCCCGACGCCGCCGCCGGGGTGTCCGGACTGGAGTCGACGCTGCGCTTCATCCTGTCCGGCAAGTCGGCCTTCGTCGACGGTCAGGTGTTCCGGGTGGGCGCCGCCGACGCGCAGGCACCCGCCGACTGGGACACGCCGCTGGCCGGCAAGGTCGCCGTGGTGACCGGCGCGGCCCGCGGCATCGGCGCCACCATCGCCGAGGTCTTCGCCCGCGACGGTGCCGCCGTGGTGGCCGTCGACGTCCCCGCCGCCGAGGAGGCGCTGCGGGAGACCGCCGAGAAGGTGGGCGGCACGGCGCTGGCCCTGGACGTCACCGCCGCGGATGCGGTGGACCAGATCGTCAAGCACCTCGCCGAGCACCACACAGGCAAGCTCGACGTCCTGGTCAACAACGCCGGCATCACCCGCGACAAACTGCTGGCCAATATGGACGAGTCCCGCTGGGACTCGGTGATCGCGGTCAATCTCGTTGCGCCGCTGACCCTTACCGAAGGCCTGGTGGCCGCGGGGGCGCTCGGCGAGGGTGGCCGGGTGATCGGGTTGTCCTCGATGGCCGGCATCGCGGGCAATCGCGGCCAGACCAACTACGCGGCCACCAAGGCCGGCATGATCGGCATCGTCGAGGCGCTCGCGCCGACCCTGGCCGAGAAGAACATCACCATCAACGCGGTCGCCCCCGGGTTCATCGAGACCAAGATGACCGAGGCGATCCCGCTGGCCACCCGTGAGGTGGGCCGCCGGCTCAACTCACTGTTCCAGGGCGGGCAACCGGTCGACGTCGCCGAGACCATCGCCTACTTCGCCAGCCCGGCATCGAATGCCGTGACGGGCAACACGATCCGGGTCTGCGGCCAAGCCCTGCTGGGGGCCTGA
- a CDS encoding MaoC/PaaZ C-terminal domain-containing protein → MSQPNGLRNMARAVAGALPFIPRAGGLPDRTVHVPELRIDPANVAAYAGVTGLRFDDTVPLTYPFALTFPTMMSLATSFDFPFAAMGSVHTENRITQYRPITVSDVLDVSVHAENLREHRKGLLVDLVTDIKVGHDLAWHQVTTFLHQQRTSLSDEPRPEPPKQRKLPPPNAVLSFSAAQIRSYASIGGDHNPIHTSTLGAKLFGFPTAIAHGMFSAAAALGNIEGQLPDAVEYSVRFGKPVLLPARAGLYVDARDNGWELVLRHLTKGYPHLSATVNRL, encoded by the coding sequence ATGTCTCAGCCCAACGGTCTGCGGAACATGGCGCGGGCGGTCGCCGGCGCGTTGCCGTTCATCCCGCGTGCGGGCGGCCTGCCCGACCGCACGGTGCACGTACCCGAACTCCGGATCGACCCGGCCAACGTGGCCGCCTACGCGGGGGTGACCGGCCTGCGCTTCGACGACACCGTGCCGTTGACGTACCCGTTCGCGCTGACCTTCCCGACCATGATGTCGCTGGCCACCTCGTTCGATTTCCCCTTTGCCGCAATGGGTTCGGTGCACACCGAGAACCGCATCACCCAGTACCGGCCGATCACCGTCAGCGATGTGCTCGACGTGTCGGTGCACGCGGAGAACCTGCGCGAGCACCGCAAGGGGCTGCTGGTGGATCTGGTCACCGATATCAAGGTCGGCCACGACCTGGCCTGGCATCAGGTCACCACCTTCCTGCACCAGCAGCGCACCAGCCTGTCCGATGAGCCGCGCCCGGAACCGCCCAAACAGCGCAAGCTCCCGCCGCCCAATGCGGTGCTGAGCTTCTCGGCGGCCCAGATCCGGTCCTATGCGTCCATCGGCGGGGACCACAATCCGATCCACACCAGCACGCTGGGCGCCAAGCTGTTCGGCTTCCCGACCGCGATCGCGCACGGAATGTTCAGTGCCGCAGCTGCGCTGGGCAACATCGAGGGTCAGCTGCCCGACGCCGTCGAGTACTCGGTGCGGTTCGGCAAGCCGGTGCTGCTGCCGGCCCGCGCGGGCCTCTACGTGGACGCACGCGACAACGGCTGGGAACTGGTGCTGCGGCACCTGACCAAGGGTTATCCGCACCTTTCGGCGACGGTGAACCGGCTCTAA